From the genome of Methanoregula boonei 6A8:
GCCGGTGATTTTAAGGTAACCGTCCGCGAACACCCGCGCTATATCGACATGGTGGCCTGCACCGGCTGCGGCGACTGCATCGAGGTCTGCCCGGTCGAGGTGTATAACCGGTTCGATGCCGGGGTAGGGGTTCGAAAAGCAATCTACAAACCCCATCCGCAGGTGGTACCCGACCGCGTAGTCAAGGACAATGAGCACTGTATCGAGTGCGGGCTCTGCTATGATTCGTGCGGCCCGCAGGCGATCCTGCGCGAAGATACGGAGAAAGAGACCATCATCACCGCATCGACAATTGTCGTTGCCACCGGTTACGATGTCTTTGACGCACAAAAGAAAGGCCCGCTCGGGTACCTGAAATATCCCGATGTGATAACAAGCCTGGAACTGGAGCGGATGATCAATGCCAGCGGGCCGACCAGCGGGAAAATCCGGCGCTTAAGCGACGGCAGGGAACCCGAAAGTATTGTCTTTATCCAGTGCGTGGGTTCGCGGGACGCCCCCTTACGCCGGCCCTGGTGCTCCTGTGTCTGCTGCATGCAGGCAATGAAAAACGCAATGCTTATCCGGGAGAAGCACCCGGAGATCGCAGTCACGATCTTCTACATGGACGTCCGTGCCTACGGCAAGGGGTACGAGGAGTACTACGAGCGGGCAAAGAGTGTCGGTGTAAAGTTCCTGCGCGGGATGCCCTCCGATCTCCATGCAGACGCCAGCGGAACCGGCCTCTCCTTCCAGGTGGAGAACACCGAGACCGGGGAGATCGAGGTCCTCCGCCCGGGCCTTGTGGTGCTCTCGGTGGGAATTGAGCCCTCGGGTGCCACCGCGGCACTTGCGGAGAATCTCGGCCTTCCACTTGAGGAGAGCGGGTTTTTGCGCTCTCTGCATGACGCTGTCGATACCGCGGGGACGGTCCGGCCGGGAATCTTTGTTGCCGGTGCGGCAGTCTCTCCCAAGGATATCCCCGACAGCGTGGCCTCGGGCGGGGCTGCGGCCATGCGGGCATTTGCAGGGGCAAAAAAGAAAACGGCAGCGAGGGCGCGATCCCGGTGAAGGAGACAAAGACACTCTGGTGGGACGAGTCCCTCGGGGGCATCCGGTACATCGACCAGACCCTCCTTCCCACGGAATACGCAATCGCTGGG
Proteins encoded in this window:
- a CDS encoding CoB--CoM heterodisulfide reductase iron-sulfur subunit A family protein; the encoded protein is MGDAVVIGGGVAGIQAALDLANHGITVHLIEREPTIGGHMAQLDKTFPTNDCSMCILSPKMVDVQRHKNIRIHTLAEVEQVEGKAGDFKVTVREHPRYIDMVACTGCGDCIEVCPVEVYNRFDAGVGVRKAIYKPHPQVVPDRVVKDNEHCIECGLCYDSCGPQAILREDTEKETIITASTIVVATGYDVFDAQKKGPLGYLKYPDVITSLELERMINASGPTSGKIRRLSDGREPESIVFIQCVGSRDAPLRRPWCSCVCCMQAMKNAMLIREKHPEIAVTIFYMDVRAYGKGYEEYYERAKSVGVKFLRGMPSDLHADASGTGLSFQVENTETGEIEVLRPGLVVLSVGIEPSGATAALAENLGLPLEESGFLRSLHDAVDTAGTVRPGIFVAGAAVSPKDIPDSVASGGAAAMRAFAGAKKKTAARARSR